Proteins encoded by one window of Anaerolineales bacterium:
- a CDS encoding TIM barrel protein, with product VVLFNQDVPVWDAANRGYLVDRRRRGQFQQTLDDALELCRRLGAGKVMLASGVELPEVARQAQRECMLENLARAAPLAAEAGVVLTLEVLNPTDNPGYFLTSLEEARQVVDGLDHPNVRLQIDTYHLGLLGYDPAAELRRLGPRIGHIQFADFPGRHEPGTGSLDFEAIRLAVGDIGYQGYIGLEYIPLQTGVRTLAWAQAEVAGKSH from the coding sequence AGGTTGTCCTGTTCAACCAGGATGTGCCGGTGTGGGACGCGGCCAACCGCGGCTACCTGGTTGACCGGCGGCGGAGGGGGCAGTTCCAGCAGACGCTGGATGATGCCCTGGAACTCTGCCGCCGCCTGGGCGCCGGCAAGGTGATGCTGGCGTCGGGGGTGGAGCTTCCCGAGGTTGCCCGGCAGGCGCAGCGCGAGTGCATGCTGGAGAACTTGGCCCGGGCGGCGCCGCTGGCGGCCGAGGCCGGGGTGGTGCTCACCCTCGAGGTTCTGAATCCGACCGACAACCCCGGCTACTTCCTGACCTCGCTGGAGGAAGCACGGCAGGTGGTCGATGGGCTCGACCACCCCAACGTACGGCTGCAAATCGACACTTACCACCTGGGGCTGCTGGGCTACGATCCAGCCGCTGAGCTCCGCCGCCTGGGCCCTCGGATCGGGCACATCCAGTTCGCCGATTTCCCAGGGCGCCACGAGCCGGGGACAGGCAGCCTGGATTTCGAGGCGATCCGGCTGGCGGTGGGCGACATCGGCTACCAGGGGTATATCGGGCTGGAATACATCCCTCTGCAGACAGGCGTGCGGACGCTGGCATG